The following coding sequences lie in one Streptomyces venezuelae genomic window:
- the xseA gene encoding exodeoxyribonuclease VII large subunit, with translation MALNTSADAPIPVGEVSRLIGGWIDRLGAVWVEGQITQLSRRPGAGVVFMTLRDPSHDISVSVTCYRQVFDAVADVVSEGARVVVRAKPEWYERRGQLSLRAAEIKPVGVGELLARIEQLKKSLGAEGLFSPERKKALPFLPQLIGLVTGRASAAERDVLENARHRWPAVRFEVRNVPVQGIHAVPQVVQAVKDLDAHDEVDVIIVARGGGSVEDLLPFSDEQLVRAVASCRTPVVSAIGHEPDNPLLDHVADLRASTPTDAAKKVVPDVGEEYERVQWLRDRARRSMDGFLEREARGLAHALARPCMEHPHRMVEEREEQVAALVDRSRRTLGHLLDRAGSELTHTHARVVALSPAATLQRGYAVLQKADGSVVRAPEDVDAGDELKARVAEGDFTVRAVQTTAQAEETAGTAQADAKSEN, from the coding sequence ATGGCTCTCAACACGTCCGCCGACGCGCCGATCCCCGTCGGTGAGGTGTCGCGGCTCATCGGTGGGTGGATCGACCGGCTCGGGGCCGTCTGGGTCGAGGGGCAGATCACGCAGCTGTCCCGCAGGCCCGGCGCCGGCGTCGTCTTCATGACGTTGCGCGACCCGTCGCACGACATCTCCGTGAGCGTCACCTGCTACCGCCAGGTGTTCGACGCGGTCGCGGACGTCGTGTCCGAGGGCGCCCGCGTCGTCGTACGCGCGAAGCCGGAGTGGTACGAGCGGCGGGGGCAGCTGTCGCTGCGGGCCGCCGAGATAAAGCCCGTCGGCGTCGGCGAGCTGCTCGCCCGGATCGAGCAGCTGAAGAAGAGCCTGGGTGCCGAAGGGCTCTTCTCGCCCGAGCGGAAGAAGGCGCTGCCCTTCCTGCCGCAGCTCATCGGGCTCGTCACCGGCCGCGCGTCCGCCGCCGAGCGCGACGTCCTGGAGAACGCCCGGCACCGCTGGCCCGCCGTCCGCTTCGAGGTGCGCAACGTCCCCGTGCAGGGCATCCACGCCGTGCCGCAGGTCGTGCAGGCCGTGAAGGACCTGGACGCCCACGACGAGGTCGACGTGATCATCGTGGCGCGCGGCGGCGGCAGCGTGGAGGACCTGCTCCCGTTCTCGGACGAGCAGCTCGTGCGCGCCGTGGCCTCGTGCCGTACGCCGGTCGTGTCCGCCATCGGCCACGAGCCGGACAACCCGCTCCTGGACCACGTCGCGGACCTGCGCGCCTCCACCCCCACCGACGCCGCCAAGAAGGTCGTGCCGGACGTCGGCGAGGAGTACGAGCGCGTGCAGTGGCTCCGCGACCGTGCCCGCCGCAGCATGGACGGCTTCCTGGAGAGGGAGGCCCGCGGCCTCGCGCACGCCCTGGCCCGGCCCTGCATGGAGCACCCGCACCGCATGGTCGAGGAGCGCGAGGAGCAGGTCGCCGCGCTCGTCGACCGCAGCCGGCGCACGCTCGGGCACCTCCTCGACCGGGCGGGGTCGGAGTTGACGCACACCCACGCGCGCGTGGTGGCCCTCTCCCCCGCCGCGACCCTCCAGAGGGGGTACGCGGTGCTGCAGAAGGCCGACGGCTCGGTCGTCCGCGCCCCCGAGGACGTGGACGCCGGCGACGAGCTGAAGGCGCGCGTCGCCGAGGGCGACTTCACCGTACGAGCCGTGCAAACCACAGCACAGGCAGAAGAAACAGCAGGAACCGCACAAGCCGATGCCAAAAGCGAGAATTAG
- a CDS encoding DUF4245 domain-containing protein codes for MAGRQGTQTVKNMLWSLVVIALAAGVIYIFIPHNESKSSVKRVDYRVELLTARRAAAYPVAAPEGLAKAWKPTSVRFNGADHDTWHLGFLDPDEEYVAIEQSTEKPSAFIKRVTQNASKTDAADEIGGRTWQRYKGSKYDALVIEGQGATTVVTGTASFDQLAKMAESLKMS; via the coding sequence GTGGCAGGAAGACAAGGCACTCAGACCGTCAAGAACATGCTGTGGTCGTTGGTGGTGATCGCGCTCGCCGCGGGTGTGATCTACATCTTCATCCCGCACAACGAGTCCAAGAGCTCCGTGAAGCGGGTCGACTACCGCGTGGAGCTCCTGACGGCCCGCCGGGCCGCGGCCTACCCCGTGGCGGCGCCCGAGGGCCTGGCCAAGGCGTGGAAGCCGACGTCCGTGCGGTTCAACGGCGCCGACCACGACACCTGGCACCTGGGTTTCCTCGACCCGGACGAGGAGTACGTGGCGATCGAGCAGTCGACGGAGAAGCCGTCCGCGTTCATCAAGAGGGTCACGCAGAACGCCTCGAAGACCGACGCCGCCGACGAGATCGGCGGCCGCACCTGGCAGCGGTACAAGGGCTCGAAGTACGACGCCCTCGTGATCGAGGGGCAGGGTGCCACGACGGTGGTCACGGGCACGGCGTCCTTCGATCAGCTGGCGAAGATGGCGGAGTCGCTGAAGATGTCCTGA
- a CDS encoding exodeoxyribonuclease VII small subunit, which produces MTSTTDHVTGSTDALGYEQARDELIEVVRRLETGGTTLEESLALWERGEKLAKICRRWLDGARARLDAALAGPEMDDEADTDEDA; this is translated from the coding sequence ATGACCAGCACGACCGACCACGTCACCGGCTCCACGGACGCGCTCGGCTACGAGCAGGCGCGGGACGAGCTCATCGAGGTGGTGCGCCGCCTGGAGACCGGCGGCACGACCCTGGAGGAGTCGCTCGCCCTGTGGGAGCGCGGAGAGAAGCTGGCGAAGATCTGCCGGCGCTGGCTCGACGGCGCCCGCGCCCGGCTCGACGCGGCCCTGGCGGGCCCGGAGATGGACGATGAGGCGGACACCGACGAGGACGCCTGA
- a CDS encoding malonic semialdehyde reductase codes for MSLALDPAAQDLLFREARTANTFTDEPVTDEQVQAIYDLVKYGPTAFNQSPLRVTLVRSPEARERLVQHMAEGNRPKTAAAPLVAILSADNEFHNELPALFPHFPQAKDAFFSERPVREQAAQLNAALQAAYFIVGVRAAGLAAGPMTGYDPAGVQKEFLDDDHTPLMIVNIGKPGEDAWFPRSPRLSYEDVVTTV; via the coding sequence ATGTCTCTCGCACTTGACCCCGCCGCCCAGGACCTGCTCTTCCGCGAGGCCCGCACCGCGAACACCTTCACCGACGAGCCGGTCACCGACGAGCAGGTCCAGGCCATCTACGACCTGGTCAAGTACGGCCCGACCGCCTTCAACCAGTCGCCGCTGCGCGTCACCCTGGTCCGCTCCCCCGAGGCCCGCGAGCGCCTGGTGCAGCACATGGCCGAGGGCAACCGCCCGAAGACGGCCGCCGCGCCGCTCGTCGCGATCCTCTCCGCGGACAACGAGTTCCACAACGAGCTCCCCGCCCTGTTCCCGCACTTCCCGCAGGCCAAGGACGCCTTCTTCTCGGAGCGCCCGGTCCGCGAGCAGGCCGCCCAGCTGAACGCCGCGCTGCAGGCCGCGTACTTCATCGTCGGCGTCCGCGCCGCCGGTCTGGCCGCCGGTCCGATGACGGGTTACGACCCGGCCGGCGTCCAGAAGGAGTTCCTGGACGACGACCACACCCCGCTGATGATCGTCAACATCGGCAAGCCGGGCGAGGACGCCTGGTTCCCGCGCTCCCCGCGCCTGTCCTACGAGGACGTCGTCACCACGGTCTGA